Proteins from a single region of Seriola aureovittata isolate HTS-2021-v1 ecotype China chromosome 9, ASM2101889v1, whole genome shotgun sequence:
- the LOC130175382 gene encoding protein disulfide isomerase Creld1, with translation MWWARPFLPALVLLSELSVVRVQTAPCQTCRKLTESFIKGLEKTANKNFGGGNTAWEEEKLAKYARSETRLLEIVEAACEKTDFECNRLLEQIEDQVETWWFHRQQEAPDLFEWLCIEELRLCCPPGHFGPDCKECPSGPGGVCGGLGRCEGEGTRLGDGECVCDPGYSGRLCQSCADGYYREKSSNDSAGACAACYHSCKKCSGPQDYKCLDCKPGWILHDNKCVDIDECGTELARCPSNTYCHNTDGSYECRGCDQACVGCMGSGPARCKKCARGYRLKGAKCLDVDECSERAIACPGLNEACINEEGSFHCDCAEGFIRRDSICVENKPPAGPEKGLFDDMTDDEVLVLQQMFFGVVICALATLAAKGDMVFTAIFIGGVAAMAGYWLTEKGDYMLDGFLKGR, from the exons ATGTGGTGGGCCCGGCCGTTCCTACCTGCTCTGGTGCTTCTCTCAGAGCTCTCAGTGGTGAGAGTCCAGACAGCACCATGCCAGACCTGCCGGAAGCTCACTGAAAGTTTCATTAAG GGCTTAGAGAAAACAGCCAACAAGAACTTTGGGGGTGGTAACACTGCCTGGGAAGAGGAGAAGCTGGCTAAGTATGCACGCAG TGAGACTCGGCTCCTAGAGATAGTAGAAGCTGCTTGTGAGAAAACAGATTTTGAATGTAACCGGCTGCTGGAGCAGATAGAGGACCAAGTGGAGACATGGTGGTTCCACAG GCAGCAGGAGGCACCAGACCTGTTTGAGTGGCTCTGCATAGAGGAGCTGAGACTCTGCTGTCCACCTGGACACTTTGGACCTGATTGCAAAG AGTGTCCATCAGGCCCCggtggtgtgtgtggagggttGGGCCGCTGCGAGGGGGAGGGGACTCGCCTGGGAGATGGAGAGTGTGTCTGTGACCCTGGATACTCGGGCCGTCTGTGCCAGAGCTGTGCTGATGGCTattacagagagaaaagctCCAATGACAGCGCAGGAGCTTGTGCAG CTTGCTATCACTCATGTAAGAAATGCTCAGGGCCGCAGGACTACAAATGCCTTGACTGTAAACCAGGATGGATCCTTCACGACAACAAGTGCGTGG ACATTGATGAGTGTGGTACAGAGCTGGCTCGTTGTCCTTCCAACACGTACTGTCACAACACGGATGGATCTTATGAATGCAGAG GCTGTGACCAGGCATGTGTAGGATGCATGGGTAGTGGTCCTGCCCGCTGTAAGAAATGTGCACGTGGCTACAGATTGAAAGGAGCCAAGTGTCTTG ATGTAGATGAATGTAGTGAACGTGCAATAGCATGCCCTGGACTCAATGAGGCCTGTATCAATGAGGAAGGCTCCTTCCACTGTGACTGTGCCGAAGGCTTCATCAGAAGAGACAGCATTTGTGTTGAGAATAAGCCTCCTG CCGGCCCAGAGAAGGGACTGTTTGATGACATGACAGATGATGAGGTCCTTGTtctgcagcagatgttttttggcgttgTAATCTGTGCCCTAGCTACGCTCGCCGCTAAGGGTGACATGGTTTTCACAGCCATTTTCATTGGAGGCGTGGCTGCTATGGCTGGATACTGGTTGACAGAAAAGGGAGACTACATGCTGGATGGATTCCTGAAGGGGCGCTAG
- the LOC130175383 gene encoding uncharacterized protein LOC130175383 isoform X2, translating into MKLPAISIASTPLCIPHDTPPVRQSRSLVVTPMTFPIISDSARLRTSSQIIPRLNPLHPPLVHKRTVSLETPVVHHHNHQRTLILQRREHYRYHQVWRKPFYGSSSEREEYRKELRDQLKRQIEEKCVSLKLQLASKVKEAEFVREVDRLALSNEREQRIQHKKAMTAYRDENKKLMEQSWRDRALTRSQEVLKERELLRLNPINWSGTLK; encoded by the exons ATGAAACTAC CAGCCATCTCTATAGCTTCCACACCGCTGTGTATTCCTCATGACACACCTCCTGTGCGGCAGAGTCGCAGTCTGGTGGTCACTCCCATGACATTTCCCATCATCTCAGATTCTGCCCGGCTGAGGACAAGCAGTCAG ATTATTCCAAGACTGAACCCTTTACATCCACCACTGGTCCATAAACGCACCGTCAGCCTGGAGACACCAGTTGTTCACCACCATAACCACCAGAGGACACTGATCTTGCAGAGAAGGGAGCACTACAG GTATCATCAAGTGTGGCGAAAACCCTTTTATGgaagcagcagtgaaagagaagaaTACAG GAAGGAGCTGAGAGATCAGTTAAAGAGGCAGATAGAGGAGAAATGTGTATCACTGAAGTTGCAGCTGGCCAGTAAAGTGAAGGAAGCAGAGTTTGTACGTGAAGTGGACCGCCTCGCCCTGTCCAATGAAAGAGAACAAAGGATCCAGCACAAAAAAGCAATGACAGCGTACAGAGATGAGAACAAGAAG ctgatgGAGCAGAGCTGGCGGGACAGAGCACTAACACGGTCCCAGGAGGTCctgaaggagagagagctgctgcGCCTCAACCCCATTAACTGGAGTGGAACACTGAAATAG
- the LOC130175383 gene encoding uncharacterized protein LOC130175383 isoform X1, which yields MNFISIFIITAAISIASTPLCIPHDTPPVRQSRSLVVTPMTFPIISDSARLRTSSQIIPRLNPLHPPLVHKRTVSLETPVVHHHNHQRTLILQRREHYRYHQVWRKPFYGSSSEREEYRKELRDQLKRQIEEKCVSLKLQLASKVKEAEFVREVDRLALSNEREQRIQHKKAMTAYRDENKKLMEQSWRDRALTRSQEVLKERELLRLNPINWSGTLK from the exons ATGAACTTTATTTCAATCTTCATTATCACAGCAGCCATCTCTATAGCTTCCACACCGCTGTGTATTCCTCATGACACACCTCCTGTGCGGCAGAGTCGCAGTCTGGTGGTCACTCCCATGACATTTCCCATCATCTCAGATTCTGCCCGGCTGAGGACAAGCAGTCAG ATTATTCCAAGACTGAACCCTTTACATCCACCACTGGTCCATAAACGCACCGTCAGCCTGGAGACACCAGTTGTTCACCACCATAACCACCAGAGGACACTGATCTTGCAGAGAAGGGAGCACTACAG GTATCATCAAGTGTGGCGAAAACCCTTTTATGgaagcagcagtgaaagagaagaaTACAG GAAGGAGCTGAGAGATCAGTTAAAGAGGCAGATAGAGGAGAAATGTGTATCACTGAAGTTGCAGCTGGCCAGTAAAGTGAAGGAAGCAGAGTTTGTACGTGAAGTGGACCGCCTCGCCCTGTCCAATGAAAGAGAACAAAGGATCCAGCACAAAAAAGCAATGACAGCGTACAGAGATGAGAACAAGAAG ctgatgGAGCAGAGCTGGCGGGACAGAGCACTAACACGGTCCCAGGAGGTCctgaaggagagagagctgctgcGCCTCAACCCCATTAACTGGAGTGGAACACTGAAATAG
- the mbd4 gene encoding methyl-CpG-binding domain protein 4 produces MHPTSRDIQLETSGNINNQSHEDGNDLCHTSIMPPGWIREVRQRKAGKTAGKLDVYITSPEGQKFRSRASLHAFLLKNREGNLDLNLFDFTTSKDDVITTSQMFPSQMKPKRTKKKHVDRQQETTQDATEILDPPPHKSKRASKEETVKSADDANHINTDVLIEVLEVCRDKTDEAVKCCKQAEPSATVDDVKLQNSPQRVGLREKLLRLAPSSKQKNTSCVHVDKEAESHPSVPTLNVEPATESENEGDDEQGADEKQIHSKGDNREEVLLPDITGRSCTPVRDSQNKSKGLEDKRKTSPYFSGKHFKDGLSPPRRKVFKKWTPPRSPFNLVQETLFHDPWKLLVATIFLNKTSGKMAIPVLWQFFERYPSAEVTRQADWKPMSELMKPLGLYELRAKILIRFSDEYLAKQWRYPIELHGIGKYGNDSYRIFCVEEWRQVTPEDHKLNKYHAWLWENHENLGI; encoded by the exons ATGCATCCCACTAGCCgtgacatccagctggagaCCAGTGGAAACATAAATAACCAAAGTCATGAAGATGGTAATGATTTGTGCCACACTTCCATAATGCCCCCTGGCTGGATCAGGGAGGTGAGGCAGAGGAAAGCAGGCAAGACAGCAGGCAAACTGGACGTCTACATTACAAG tCCTGAAGGGCAGAAGTTCCGGTCAAGGGCATCCCTGCACGCTTTCCTCCTAAAAAACAGAGAAGGGAACTTAGACTTAAACCTTTTTGATTTCACCACATCCAAGGATGATGTCATCACCACTTCACAAATGTTCCCCTCCCAAATGAAACCgaagagaacaaagaaaaaacatgtggACAGACAGCAGGAGACAACCCAAGATGCAACAGAAATTCTGGATCCACCGCCACATAAATCTAAAAGAGCATCTAAAGAAGAAACTGTAAAGAGTGCAGATGATGCTAACCATATTAATACTGACGTCTTAATAGAGGTTTTAGAAGTGTGTAGAGACAAAACGGATGAGGCTGTGAAATGCTGCAAACAAGCTGAGCCTTCAGCAACAGTGGATGATGTCAAACTGCAGAACAGCCCTCAGAGAGTCGGGCTGAGAGAGAAGCTTCTCCGACTAGCTCCGTctagcaaacaaaaaaacacttcctgtgttcaTGTGGACAAAGAGGCAGAGTCACACCCTTCTGTCCCGACTCTGAATGTTGAACCTGCCACTGAGAGCGAGAATGAAGGTGACGATGAACAAGGTGCAGACGAGAAACAGATTCACAGCAAAGGCGACAACAGGGAGGAGGTGTTGTTACCTGACATCACTGGCAGGAGCTGTACACCAGTGAGAGATTCCCAGAATA AGTCCAAGGGCTTAGAAGACAAACGGAAAACAAGCCCTTATTTCAGCGGGAAACACTTTAAAGATG GACTTAGCCCTCCCAGGAGGAAGGTCTTCAAGAAGTGGACACCCCCCCGTTCTCCATTCAACCTTGTACAGGAAACCCTTTTCCACGACCCCTGGAAGCTCTTGGTTGCCACCATTTTTCTGAATAAGACCAGTG GCAAGATGGCCATTCCTGTACTGTGGCAGTTCTTTGAGCGTTACCCATCCGCAGAGGTGACCAGGCAGGCCGACTGGAAGCCCATGTCTGAACTTATGAAGCCACTTGGCCTGTATGAGCTTAGAGCCAAAATACTCATCCGCTTTTCAG ATGAATATCTAGCTAAACAGTGGCGTTACCCCATCGAGCTGCATGGTATCGGGAAGTACGGCAATGACTCCTACAGGATCTTCTGTGTGGAAGAGTGGAGACAA gtGACACCTGAAGATCACAAGTTGAACAAATACCACGCTTGGCTGTGGGAGAACCATGAAAACCTTGGaatctga